In Mesorhizobium sp., one DNA window encodes the following:
- a CDS encoding tannase/feruloyl esterase family alpha/beta hydrolase, producing MRHYAMILPALSAFLAAGVATPAAAGLACDGLTADALGLQGVTLAAAEALPQGEGSPVAHCRIEATAAERTGVDGKAYAVRFEIRLPDDWNGGFVHQFNGGNDGEVKPALGPLLGGNKERTALGRGYAVLSSDAGHDGKAHPDAGLAGGNRFGLDPEARSFYGYKAVEVLTPIAKKIIAAYYGKPAERSYGVGCSNGGRHAFVAAARLASEYDGLLAGAPGFNLPKAAVQHAHDVQSFKAVNGDIRTALSREDMSLVADGIRAACDAKDGLADGMVLDTKACQAAFDIASLQCKEGQNSACLAPEKVAALQKIHAGPKNGKGEQLYSDWAWDTGIGGGNWRFWKLESPIPPWDKMPVIAVMGAGSLAHVFTTPPTTVEGSPAALEKFLLDFDFDSDAPKIYAKEGPFAESAMDFMTPPDAADPKLADFKAAGGKMIVFHGVSDPVFSANDTRNWYEKLSANNGGSAADFVSYYPVPGMTHCSGGPATDDFDLFTTLVDWVEKGVEPGPVEAGLSPDNKDVPADWPKSRTRKLCPLPQVARYQGGDAEKAESFACAP from the coding sequence ATGCGCCACTACGCGATGATTCTGCCTGCGCTGTCGGCGTTCCTTGCCGCCGGCGTGGCAACGCCGGCAGCGGCCGGACTGGCCTGCGACGGACTGACCGCGGATGCTCTCGGGCTCCAAGGGGTCACCCTGGCAGCAGCCGAAGCGCTGCCCCAGGGGGAAGGAAGTCCGGTCGCCCATTGCCGTATCGAGGCGACCGCCGCCGAGCGCACGGGCGTCGACGGCAAGGCCTATGCCGTCCGCTTCGAAATACGCCTGCCCGACGACTGGAACGGCGGCTTCGTGCACCAGTTCAACGGCGGCAATGACGGCGAGGTGAAGCCCGCGCTCGGGCCCCTGCTGGGCGGAAACAAGGAGCGCACCGCCCTCGGTCGCGGCTATGCCGTGCTTTCGTCCGATGCGGGCCACGACGGCAAGGCCCATCCCGACGCCGGACTTGCGGGCGGCAACCGGTTCGGTCTCGACCCGGAAGCGCGCTCCTTCTACGGCTACAAGGCCGTGGAAGTCCTCACGCCGATCGCCAAGAAGATCATTGCCGCCTATTACGGGAAACCGGCGGAGCGATCCTACGGCGTCGGCTGCTCCAATGGCGGACGACATGCCTTCGTCGCGGCGGCGCGGCTGGCGTCCGAGTATGACGGTCTCCTTGCCGGCGCACCGGGCTTCAACCTGCCCAAGGCGGCCGTCCAGCACGCACACGACGTCCAGTCTTTCAAGGCCGTCAACGGAGACATCCGCACGGCACTGTCGCGCGAGGATATGTCGCTCGTCGCCGACGGAATTCGCGCTGCCTGCGATGCAAAGGACGGTCTCGCCGACGGCATGGTGCTCGACACGAAGGCCTGCCAGGCTGCGTTCGACATCGCCTCGCTGCAATGCAAGGAGGGACAGAACTCCGCCTGCCTTGCTCCGGAAAAGGTGGCGGCCCTGCAGAAGATCCACGCCGGGCCGAAAAACGGCAAGGGAGAGCAGCTCTACAGCGACTGGGCCTGGGACACGGGCATCGGCGGTGGCAATTGGCGTTTCTGGAAGCTCGAGAGCCCGATTCCGCCGTGGGACAAGATGCCCGTCATCGCGGTGATGGGCGCGGGTTCGCTGGCGCATGTGTTCACGACGCCGCCGACCACGGTCGAAGGCTCGCCTGCCGCGCTGGAGAAATTCCTGCTCGACTTCGACTTCGACAGCGACGCGCCGAAGATCTATGCCAAGGAAGGCCCGTTCGCCGAATCCGCCATGGATTTCATGACGCCGCCCGACGCCGCCGATCCCAAGCTGGCCGACTTCAAGGCGGCGGGCGGCAAGATGATCGTCTTCCACGGGGTCTCGGACCCGGTCTTCTCCGCCAATGACACGAGGAACTGGTACGAGAAGCTCTCCGCGAACAATGGAGGCTCGGCGGCGGATTTCGTCAGCTACTATCCCGTGCCGGGCATGACACATTGCTCCGGCGGGCCGGCTACGGACGATTTCGATCTTTTCACCACTCTGGTCGACTGGGTCGAGAAGGGCGTCGAGCCGGGGCCTGTCGAAGCCGGCCTTTCGCCCGACAACAAGGACGTTCCCGCAGACTGGCCGAAATCCCGCACGCGAAAGCTCTGCCCTCTCCCGCAAGTCGCCCGCTACCAGGGCGGCGACGCGGAAAAGGCCGAGAGCTTCGCCTGCGCTCCGTAG
- a CDS encoding WD40 repeat domain-containing protein — protein sequence MPTVAPYDLSGHCVAAAFLDGIPHFALADGTIHRLDHGAKSETVHDGLLCAALTSDGMALVTGGEDGKVALIRPDGSTQMLAEVPRKWVTSVATGPQGAVAYASGRTAYVRFADGKVKSYDHPRSVEGLAFAPRGMRIAVARYNGATLHFPAAEGKPAELEWAGAHNGITFSPDGNFLVTTMQENALHGWKLADGKHMRMTGYPAKVKSWSWSPKGKWLATSGAPAAIVWPFSAKDGPMGKAPVELGTRGNTMVTAVACHPRDEIVAIGYADGMILAGRIADLKEVVLRRGGKGAITSMTWDAAGIRLAFGSEAGDCGVVDISA from the coding sequence ATGCCCACTGTCGCCCCCTACGACCTCTCCGGCCATTGCGTCGCCGCCGCCTTCCTCGACGGAATCCCGCATTTCGCGCTGGCCGACGGAACGATCCACCGGCTCGACCACGGCGCGAAATCCGAGACCGTGCATGACGGATTGCTTTGCGCGGCACTGACCTCGGACGGCATGGCACTTGTCACCGGCGGCGAGGACGGCAAGGTGGCGCTCATCCGCCCCGACGGTTCGACGCAGATGCTGGCGGAAGTGCCGCGCAAATGGGTGACCTCAGTCGCCACCGGTCCGCAGGGCGCCGTCGCCTATGCCAGCGGCCGCACGGCTTATGTCCGCTTCGCCGACGGCAAGGTGAAGTCGTACGACCATCCGCGCTCGGTGGAAGGCCTCGCGTTTGCGCCGAGGGGCATGCGCATCGCGGTCGCCCGCTACAACGGCGCGACGCTGCACTTCCCGGCGGCCGAGGGCAAGCCCGCGGAACTGGAATGGGCTGGCGCGCATAACGGCATCACCTTCTCGCCCGACGGCAATTTCCTCGTCACCACCATGCAGGAGAACGCGCTGCACGGCTGGAAGCTCGCCGACGGCAAGCACATGCGCATGACCGGCTATCCGGCCAAGGTGAAGAGCTGGTCGTGGAGCCCGAAGGGCAAGTGGCTCGCCACCTCCGGCGCGCCCGCCGCGATCGTCTGGCCGTTTTCCGCCAAGGACGGCCCGATGGGCAAGGCGCCGGTCGAACTCGGCACGCGCGGCAACACGATGGTCACCGCGGTCGCCTGCCACCCGCGCGACGAGATCGTCGCCATCGGCTATGCCGACGGCATGATCCTCGCCGGCCGCATCGCCGACCTGAAGGAAGTCGTGCTTCGCCGCGGCGGCAAGGGCGCGATCACCTCGATGACGTGGGACGCCGCCGGAATCCGCCTCGCCTTCGGCTCCGAAGCAGGCGACTGCGGCGTCGTCGACATCAGCGCCTGA
- a CDS encoding GTP-binding protein — MADTQTNAGNGTQIPVTVLTGYLGAGKTTLLNRILSENHGKRYAVIVNEFGEIGIDNDLIVESDEEIYEMNNGCICCTVRGDLIRTVEGLMRRPGRFDAILVETTGLADPVPVAQTFFMDDDVRAKTRLDAVVALVDAKHLPLRLKDSREAEDQIAFADVIVLNKTDLVSPEELAKVEGLIRAINPTARIHKTSRSAVDLAAVLDRGAFDLKRALETDPHFLDADDDHDHDHHDHHHASDIHDVTVSSISLRAGEMDPKKFFPWIEKITQAEGPNILRLKGIIALKDDPDRYVVQGVHMIIEGDHQRPWKDGEKHESRLVFIGRNLDAEKLKRTFEACQA, encoded by the coding sequence ATGGCAGATACCCAGACCAATGCCGGCAACGGCACGCAGATTCCCGTCACCGTCCTCACCGGCTATCTCGGAGCCGGAAAAACGACGCTTCTGAACCGCATCCTCTCCGAAAACCACGGCAAGCGCTATGCCGTGATCGTCAACGAGTTCGGCGAGATCGGCATCGACAACGACCTCATCGTCGAATCCGACGAGGAGATCTACGAGATGAACAATGGCTGCATCTGCTGCACGGTGCGCGGCGACCTGATCCGCACGGTCGAGGGCCTGATGCGCCGTCCGGGCCGATTCGACGCCATCCTGGTCGAGACGACGGGGCTGGCCGATCCCGTGCCGGTGGCGCAAACCTTCTTCATGGACGACGACGTGCGCGCCAAGACCCGGCTCGACGCGGTTGTCGCGCTGGTCGACGCCAAGCACCTGCCGCTGCGGCTCAAGGATTCGCGCGAGGCCGAGGACCAGATCGCCTTCGCCGACGTGATCGTGCTGAACAAGACCGACCTCGTGTCCCCGGAGGAGCTTGCCAAGGTCGAGGGCCTGATCCGTGCCATCAACCCGACTGCGCGGATCCACAAGACCAGCCGCTCGGCGGTCGATCTCGCCGCAGTGCTCGACCGCGGCGCGTTCGATCTCAAGCGGGCGCTGGAGACCGATCCGCACTTCCTCGATGCGGACGACGATCACGATCACGATCACCACGATCACCACCACGCCTCCGACATCCATGACGTGACGGTCAGCTCGATCTCGCTGCGGGCGGGCGAGATGGACCCGAAGAAGTTCTTCCCCTGGATCGAGAAGATCACCCAGGCGGAAGGGCCGAACATCCTGCGCCTCAAGGGCATCATCGCGCTGAAGGACGATCCGGACCGCTATGTCGTTCAGGGCGTGCACATGATCATCGAGGGCGACCACCAGCGTCCGTGGAAGGACGGCGAGAAGCACGAGAGCCGCCTGGTCTTCATCGGCCGCAACCTCGACGCAGAGAAGCTGAAACGGACCTTCGAGGCCTGCCAGGCGTGA
- a CDS encoding MarR family transcriptional regulator — MAKAAKGATMSRLQSTARLARTVLASRLLAHGFYAGQDQIMMALNAEGGQTPGQLAARLGVRPPTITKTINRLQTQGFLEKRASDSDARQAHIFLTERGADAIRAIEKSVRKTEKQAMRGLDKKEIKAFAKVLGRIEANLSQELDVVADDVEPDEDE, encoded by the coding sequence ATGGCGAAAGCTGCGAAGGGCGCGACCATGTCCAGGCTCCAGTCCACGGCGCGGCTGGCGCGCACCGTGCTCGCCTCGAGATTGCTGGCGCACGGTTTCTATGCCGGGCAGGACCAGATCATGATGGCGCTCAACGCCGAAGGGGGCCAGACGCCGGGGCAACTCGCCGCCCGGCTCGGCGTGCGGCCGCCGACCATCACCAAAACTATCAACCGGCTGCAGACGCAGGGCTTTCTGGAAAAGCGGGCGTCCGATTCGGATGCGCGCCAGGCGCATATATTTTTGACCGAGAGGGGAGCGGACGCCATCAGGGCGATCGAGAAATCCGTCCGCAAGACCGAGAAGCAGGCGATGCGCGGTCTCGACAAGAAAGAGATCAAGGCGTTCGCCAAGGTGCTCGGCCGGATCGAGGCAAACCTGTCGCAGGAGCTGGACGTCGTGGCGGACGATGTCGAGCCCGACGAGGACGAATAG
- a CDS encoding DMT family transporter, whose product MVSLPHSSSRTEQATPVAAILLLLGSGLLFSFLDASAKWLVMSGLPAPFVVWVRFAVHLVLVLILFQGWRSREMYRARSLPLQLLRGIFLFGSTIFNFLALLTLPLADAMAIYFLAPMVITAMAGPLLGEWAGWRRWAAIGVGFLGMLVVIRPGYGAFGIGHVYALASMLSYCLYVVMTRRMAATETSASLIFYSALAPVLFMSPAVPLTGLMPPDLLHWVVLISLGFYGGLGHWLIIQAYKRAQVAGLAPYPYIQIIWATLWGYLVFDDVPDLYTVVGAGIIVASGLYIVHRERALRLANVTEPNSESSSLAKKL is encoded by the coding sequence ATGGTGTCCTTGCCCCACTCTTCCTCCCGTACCGAACAGGCGACGCCGGTCGCGGCGATCCTGCTCCTCCTGGGGTCGGGCTTGCTGTTCTCTTTCCTCGACGCCAGCGCCAAGTGGCTGGTGATGTCCGGCCTGCCGGCGCCGTTCGTCGTGTGGGTGAGGTTCGCAGTTCATCTCGTCCTGGTGCTCATACTCTTCCAGGGATGGCGAAGCCGGGAAATGTACAGGGCTCGAAGCCTGCCGCTGCAACTGCTGCGGGGCATCTTCCTGTTCGGGTCGACGATCTTCAACTTCCTGGCGCTGCTGACCCTGCCGCTGGCCGATGCGATGGCAATCTATTTCCTGGCGCCGATGGTGATCACGGCGATGGCCGGGCCACTGCTCGGCGAGTGGGCGGGGTGGCGGCGCTGGGCGGCGATCGGAGTCGGGTTTCTCGGCATGCTCGTCGTCATCCGCCCGGGCTACGGCGCCTTCGGCATCGGCCATGTCTATGCGCTCGCCTCGATGCTCTCCTACTGCCTCTATGTGGTCATGACGCGGCGGATGGCGGCGACGGAGACCTCCGCCAGCCTGATCTTCTATTCCGCGCTCGCCCCGGTCCTGTTCATGTCGCCCGCTGTGCCGCTCACGGGTTTGATGCCGCCGGACCTGCTGCACTGGGTCGTGCTGATCTCGCTCGGCTTCTACGGCGGGCTCGGACACTGGCTGATCATCCAGGCCTACAAGCGCGCGCAGGTCGCCGGTCTTGCCCCTTATCCCTATATCCAGATCATCTGGGCAACGCTGTGGGGCTATCTCGTCTTCGACGACGTACCCGATCTCTACACGGTGGTCGGCGCCGGCATCATCGTGGCGAGCGGCCTCTATATCGTGCACCGCGAGCGCGCGCTCCGTCTCGCCAACGTCACCGAGCCAAACTCGGAATCCAGCAGCCTGGCAAAAAAGCTTTGA
- a CDS encoding LacI family DNA-binding transcriptional regulator — translation MAQKIKLSTIADALGVSTATVSLALRDSPLVADSTRDRIKDYARTIGYIYNRRAASLRTSRSGIVGVVVHDIMNPFFAEILRSIESELDRSGQTFILSNHYDQLEKQRRFIDTLLQLGADGVIMSPAIGTPREDIEMIEENGLPVVLIARHVAGATVPVFRGDDAYGIGLATNHLISLGHRKIAMIGGTDQTSTGRDRYRGYVLAMEKAGLEVKPDWRIPGPRTKQGGFEATGQFLALKDKPTAAVCWNDLVAIGLMNGISRAGLVPGLDISVTGYDDLEEAAIATPALTTVWNGQREVGRRAARALLDRLGGDHSPATPDLIRPELHVRQSTGKPSPRG, via the coding sequence CTGGCGCAGAAAATCAAGCTTTCCACGATCGCCGACGCGCTGGGGGTGTCGACTGCGACCGTTTCGCTGGCGTTGCGCGACAGTCCGTTGGTCGCCGATTCGACGCGCGACCGGATCAAGGACTACGCGCGCACCATCGGCTACATCTACAACCGGCGCGCGGCGAGTCTCAGAACCTCGCGGTCGGGCATCGTCGGCGTGGTCGTCCACGACATCATGAACCCGTTCTTCGCCGAGATCCTGCGCTCGATCGAATCCGAACTTGACCGCAGCGGTCAGACCTTCATCCTCTCCAACCATTACGACCAGCTCGAAAAGCAGCGCAGGTTCATCGACACGCTGCTGCAGCTCGGCGCCGACGGCGTCATCATGTCTCCGGCGATCGGCACGCCGCGCGAGGACATCGAGATGATCGAGGAGAACGGCCTACCGGTTGTGCTGATTGCCCGCCACGTCGCAGGGGCGACGGTTCCGGTGTTTCGCGGAGACGATGCCTACGGGATCGGCCTGGCGACCAACCACCTGATCTCGCTCGGCCACCGAAAGATCGCCATGATCGGCGGCACCGACCAGACCTCGACCGGCCGCGACCGATACCGCGGCTACGTGCTGGCGATGGAGAAGGCGGGTCTGGAGGTCAAGCCCGACTGGCGTATCCCCGGGCCGCGCACCAAGCAGGGCGGCTTCGAGGCGACCGGGCAGTTCTTGGCGCTGAAGGACAAGCCGACGGCCGCGGTGTGCTGGAACGATCTCGTCGCGATCGGCCTGATGAACGGCATCTCGCGGGCGGGCCTGGTGCCGGGCCTCGACATTTCGGTCACCGGCTACGACGACCTCGAAGAAGCGGCGATCGCCACGCCGGCGCTGACCACCGTCTGGAACGGACAGCGCGAGGTCGGCCGCCGCGCCGCTCGTGCCCTGCTCGACCGACTCGGCGGCGACCATTCGCCGGCCACGCCGGACCTGATCCGGCCCGAGTTGCATGTGCGGCAATCGACGGGCAAGCCGAGTCCGCGCGGGTAG
- a CDS encoding 2-hydroxyacid dehydrogenase: protein MSSDKAIAVLVPGALHPHAVARIGKEFDLVALPAADPGLVTQELAGRVRGVASMTTISAAFIDALPRLEIIANFGVGYDAVDAKHAGSAGVMVTNTPDVLTEEVADTALGLLLNTVRELPKAEAWLRAGKWVSQGNYPLTRATLRGRSVGIFGMGRIGLAIARRIEAFGLPVSYHNRRPVDGVSYRWYPTLVDLAGAVDTLISVAPGGASTDKAVNRGVLEALGPNGVFVNIGRGSTVDEEALAQALADGTILAAGLDVFRNEPKVPDSLLTLENATLLPHVGSASVHTRVAMADLVVDNLASWFATGRPLTAVPETAHVVTGNRSTG, encoded by the coding sequence ATGTCATCCGACAAAGCGATAGCGGTGCTCGTCCCGGGCGCGCTCCACCCGCATGCGGTGGCGCGGATCGGCAAGGAGTTTGATCTTGTCGCCCTGCCGGCGGCGGATCCGGGCCTGGTGACGCAGGAACTTGCCGGGCGCGTGCGGGGCGTGGCGTCAATGACGACGATCAGCGCCGCCTTCATCGACGCCTTGCCCCGGCTCGAGATCATCGCCAATTTCGGAGTCGGCTACGACGCGGTCGACGCGAAACATGCGGGTTCGGCCGGCGTGATGGTCACCAACACGCCGGACGTGCTGACCGAGGAGGTGGCCGACACGGCGCTCGGCCTGCTCCTGAATACGGTGCGCGAACTGCCGAAGGCGGAAGCCTGGCTTCGCGCCGGCAAGTGGGTGTCGCAGGGCAACTATCCGCTGACCCGCGCCACGCTGCGCGGCCGCAGCGTCGGCATTTTCGGCATGGGGCGGATCGGTCTGGCGATCGCCCGCCGCATCGAAGCGTTCGGACTGCCGGTCAGCTATCACAACCGCCGTCCGGTCGACGGCGTTTCCTACCGGTGGTACCCGACCCTGGTCGACCTGGCTGGCGCGGTGGATACGCTGATCTCGGTCGCGCCCGGTGGGGCGTCGACCGACAAGGCTGTGAACCGGGGGGTGCTGGAAGCCCTCGGGCCGAACGGGGTGTTCGTCAATATCGGCCGCGGTTCGACGGTGGACGAGGAGGCGTTGGCGCAGGCGCTCGCCGATGGCACGATCCTCGCCGCAGGTCTGGACGTGTTCCGCAACGAGCCGAAGGTGCCCGACAGCCTGCTCACGCTGGAGAATGCGACCCTGCTGCCGCATGTCGGCTCGGCTTCGGTGCATACGCGCGTCGCTATGGCCGACCTCGTCGTGGACAACCTCGCGTCCTGGTTCGCGACCGGAAGGCCGCTGACGGCGGTTCCCGAGACGGCGCACGTCGTGACCGGAAATCGCAGCACGGGATAA
- a CDS encoding gamma-glutamyl-gamma-aminobutyrate hydrolase family protein, translating into MTQPLVAVSTDVRQFENYTWHAAPRQYLEAAIAGADVFPLLVPSFGSRLDLDELLDRVDGVMITGSKSNVFPGLYGGDPSEANGPYDHDRDATTLPLIRKAIEREVPLLAICRGIQEMNVALGGTLHTEVQEIEGRMDHRAPVSDDQDERFAIRQRVAIKPGTCLAGIFGAGEIPVNSVHRQAVDRLGKNLQVEAVAEDGTVEAVSVVGARSFAVGVQWHPEYWVKSDDASARIFRAFGEAARAHRAARGGLRVAAE; encoded by the coding sequence ATGACGCAGCCCCTCGTCGCCGTATCGACAGACGTGCGCCAGTTCGAGAACTACACTTGGCACGCCGCCCCGCGCCAATATCTCGAGGCGGCGATCGCCGGCGCCGACGTCTTTCCGCTGCTCGTCCCGTCCTTCGGTTCGAGGCTCGACCTCGACGAGCTGCTCGACCGCGTCGACGGGGTGATGATCACCGGTTCGAAGTCGAACGTCTTCCCCGGCCTTTACGGCGGCGACCCGAGCGAAGCCAACGGTCCCTACGATCACGACCGCGACGCCACGACGCTTCCCCTGATCCGCAAGGCGATCGAACGCGAAGTGCCGTTGCTCGCCATTTGCCGCGGCATCCAGGAGATGAACGTCGCGCTCGGCGGCACCCTCCATACCGAAGTGCAGGAGATCGAGGGCCGCATGGATCACCGCGCGCCGGTGAGCGACGATCAGGACGAGCGCTTCGCCATCCGCCAGCGCGTCGCGATCAAGCCGGGAACCTGCCTTGCCGGCATCTTCGGCGCGGGCGAGATACCGGTCAATTCCGTGCACCGCCAGGCCGTCGACCGGCTGGGCAAGAACCTCCAGGTAGAGGCCGTCGCCGAGGACGGCACGGTCGAGGCAGTCTCGGTCGTCGGGGCCCGGTCGTTTGCCGTAGGCGTTCAGTGGCATCCCGAATACTGGGTCAAGTCTGACGACGCATCGGCAAGGATATTCAGGGCGTTCGGCGAGGCCGCCCGCGCCCACCGCGCCGCGCGGGGCGGACTGCGCGTCGCGGCCGAGTAG
- a CDS encoding TRAP transporter substrate-binding protein, producing the protein MDRRSFIKKAGLAGTGAVAATALAAPAIAQSAPKITWRMTSSFPKSLDTIYGGAEVLSKMISEATDGNFQIQVFAAGEIVPGLQAADATTAGTVESCHTVAYYYWGKNPTWALGAAVPFALNARGMNAWHYHGGGIDLFNEFLGAQGLFGLPGGNTGVQMGGWFRKEINTVADLQGLKMRIGGFAGKVVEKLGVVPQQIAGGDIYPALEKGTIDAAEWVGPYDDEKLGFYKVAPYYYYPGWWEGGPTVHFMFNKAKYEELPANYKSLLRTAAQAADADMLQKYDAKNPAAIKNLVASGAQLRPFSQEILSACFDKSNEVYAEMTSTNPEFKKIWDSITAFRGAYYLNAQVAEYNYDTFMMIQQRGGKI; encoded by the coding sequence ATGGATCGCAGATCATTCATCAAGAAGGCCGGTCTTGCCGGCACGGGTGCCGTCGCCGCAACGGCGCTCGCGGCGCCCGCCATCGCCCAGAGCGCGCCGAAGATCACTTGGCGCATGACGTCGTCCTTCCCGAAATCGCTGGACACGATCTACGGCGGCGCCGAGGTGCTGTCGAAGATGATCTCCGAAGCCACGGACGGCAATTTCCAGATCCAGGTCTTCGCCGCGGGCGAGATCGTCCCCGGCTTGCAGGCGGCGGACGCGACCACGGCGGGCACGGTCGAGTCCTGCCACACCGTCGCCTACTACTACTGGGGCAAGAACCCGACCTGGGCGCTCGGTGCGGCGGTTCCCTTCGCGCTCAACGCGCGCGGCATGAACGCCTGGCACTACCATGGCGGCGGCATCGACCTGTTCAACGAGTTCCTCGGCGCGCAGGGCCTGTTCGGCCTGCCGGGCGGCAATACGGGCGTGCAGATGGGCGGCTGGTTCCGCAAGGAGATCAACACGGTCGCCGACCTGCAGGGCCTGAAGATGCGCATCGGCGGTTTCGCCGGCAAGGTCGTCGAGAAGCTCGGCGTGGTGCCGCAGCAGATCGCCGGCGGCGACATCTACCCGGCGCTCGAGAAGGGCACCATCGACGCGGCCGAATGGGTCGGGCCGTATGACGACGAGAAGCTCGGCTTCTATAAGGTCGCGCCCTACTACTACTACCCGGGCTGGTGGGAAGGCGGTCCGACCGTCCACTTCATGTTCAACAAGGCGAAATACGAAGAGCTGCCGGCAAACTACAAGTCGCTGCTGCGCACCGCCGCGCAGGCTGCCGACGCCGACATGCTGCAGAAATACGACGCCAAGAACCCGGCCGCGATCAAGAACCTCGTCGCCAGCGGCGCGCAGCTGCGTCCGTTCAGCCAGGAAATCCTGTCGGCCTGCTTCGACAAGTCGAACGAGGTCTATGCCGAGATGACGTCGACGAACCCCGAGTTCAAGAAAATCTGGGATTCGATCACCGCCTTCCGCGGCGCCTACTACCTCAACGCCCAGGTGGCAGAGTACAACTACGATACGTTCATGATGATCCAGCAGCGCGGCGGCAAGATCTGA
- a CDS encoding TRAP transporter substrate-binding protein, protein MDRRTFITKAGLAGAGAAAASTLAAPAIAQSSPKIAWRCTSSFPKALDTIFGAAETMAKYVNEASDGNFQIQVFAAAEIVPGLQAADATAAGTVEMCHTSSYYYWGKDPSWALGTAVPFGLNARQINAWFYHGGGNDLMNEFYNSVGIHALPCGNTGAQMGGWYRKEINTVDDLKGLKMRIGGFAGKIMEKLGVVPQQIAGGDIYPALEKGTIDAAEWVGPYDDEKLGFYKVAKYYNYPGFWEGGPALHAMVNLAKWNELPKHYQALLTAACEAANCDMMASYDAKNPAALRRLVAGGAVLKPFSQEVLAAAFDTSAATYAEISGTNPMFKKIFDSQAEFRKDAYLWAQISEYTYDTFMMIQQRSGKLG, encoded by the coding sequence ATGGATCGTCGTACATTCATCACCAAAGCCGGTCTGGCCGGCGCAGGCGCCGCAGCGGCGTCGACGCTCGCCGCGCCGGCCATCGCCCAAAGCTCGCCGAAGATTGCCTGGCGCTGCACGTCTTCGTTCCCGAAGGCGCTCGACACGATCTTTGGCGCCGCTGAGACGATGGCGAAATATGTCAACGAGGCTTCGGACGGCAATTTCCAGATCCAGGTCTTCGCCGCCGCCGAAATCGTCCCCGGCCTGCAGGCGGCCGATGCGACCGCGGCCGGCACGGTCGAGATGTGCCACACCTCGTCCTACTACTACTGGGGCAAGGATCCGTCCTGGGCGCTGGGCACGGCAGTCCCCTTCGGCCTCAACGCGCGCCAGATCAACGCCTGGTTCTACCATGGCGGCGGCAACGATCTGATGAACGAGTTCTACAACTCCGTCGGCATCCATGCGCTGCCCTGCGGCAACACCGGCGCCCAGATGGGCGGATGGTACCGCAAGGAGATCAATACGGTCGACGACCTCAAGGGCCTGAAGATGCGCATCGGCGGCTTCGCCGGCAAGATCATGGAGAAGCTCGGCGTCGTGCCGCAGCAGATCGCCGGCGGCGACATCTATCCGGCGCTGGAAAAAGGCACCATCGACGCTGCCGAATGGGTCGGCCCCTATGACGACGAGAAGCTCGGGTTCTACAAGGTGGCCAAGTACTACAACTATCCCGGCTTCTGGGAAGGCGGCCCGGCGCTCCATGCGATGGTCAACCTGGCCAAATGGAACGAGTTGCCAAAGCACTACCAGGCACTGCTCACCGCGGCCTGCGAGGCGGCGAACTGCGACATGATGGCGAGCTACGACGCCAAGAACCCGGCGGCCCTGCGCCGTCTGGTTGCCGGCGGCGCAGTGCTGAAGCCGTTCAGCCAGGAGGTTCTGGCGGCGGCTTTCGACACCTCGGCCGCGACCTATGCCGAGATCAGCGGAACCAACCCGATGTTCAAGAAGATCTTCGACAGCCAGGCCGAGTTCCGCAAGGACGCCTATCTCTGGGCGCAGATCTCGGAATACACCTACGACACCTTCATGATGATCCAGCAGCGGTCCGGCAAGCTCGGCTGA